A section of the Sporanaerobacter acetigenes DSM 13106 genome encodes:
- the ftcD gene encoding glutamate formimidoyltransferase yields the protein MINQKQYVLAVPNFSEGRRKPVIEAIVDQVRDIEGVKLISYEPEYDFNRTVVTLIGEPQPLKKALINMAGKSYELIDMEKQEGTHPRIGAQDTIPIFPFKNITLEECVELAEEIGRELFEKYKVPIFYSAENARTENKKGISFIRKGQYEGLRKLLEEKTDPNYEERKPDLSVDGKLDPKAGATIVSADMEGLTAYNVFLDTEDVNVAKAIAKGLRGPSGGFSTVRAVGIKFPERDGVVVSINMFDCSKTPLYRAYEFVKQEAKRYGVAVTGSELVGPVKLEYLLNSLEYYLGLEGLRIEQILETHLME from the coding sequence ATGATTAACCAAAAACAATATGTTTTAGCAGTTCCAAATTTTAGTGAAGGTAGAAGAAAACCCGTCATTGAAGCTATTGTAGATCAGGTTAGAGACATAGAAGGAGTAAAATTAATTAGTTATGAACCGGAATATGATTTCAATAGAACTGTAGTCACTCTTATTGGTGAACCTCAGCCTCTAAAAAAAGCTCTTATAAACATGGCAGGTAAGTCCTATGAGTTAATAGATATGGAAAAACAAGAAGGAACTCATCCAAGAATTGGAGCTCAAGACACTATACCTATTTTCCCATTTAAAAATATTACTTTGGAAGAATGTGTAGAATTGGCAGAAGAAATAGGAAGAGAACTATTTGAAAAATATAAAGTGCCTATTTTCTACTCTGCTGAAAATGCAAGAACTGAAAACAAAAAAGGCATTTCTTTCATAAGAAAAGGCCAATATGAAGGCCTTAGAAAATTGTTAGAAGAAAAAACAGATCCCAATTATGAAGAAAGAAAACCAGATTTAAGTGTAGATGGGAAATTGGATCCAAAGGCAGGAGCAACTATTGTGAGCGCTGATATGGAAGGTTTAACTGCTTACAATGTGTTTTTGGATACAGAAGATGTAAACGTTGCCAAAGCTATAGCAAAGGGACTTAGAGGACCAAGTGGTGGATTTTCAACAGTAAGGGCAGTAGGAATTAAATTTCCTGAAAGAGATGGAGTAGTAGTTTCAATAAATATGTTTGACTGTTCCAAAACTCCTCTTTACAGAGCTTATGAATTTGTAAAACAGGAGGCTAAACGTTATGGAGTAGCTGTTACAGGAAGCGAATTGGTTGGCCCAGTTAAACTTGAATATTTATTAAATTCCTTGGAATACTATTTGGGGCTGGAAGGACTAAGGATAGAACAAATACTAGAAACTCATCTTATGGAATAA
- the purD gene encoding phosphoribosylamine--glycine ligase, with amino-acid sequence MKVLVIGSGGREHALCYKLAQSKRVSKIYCAPGNGGTSSIAENVNINPKDIELLLSFAKTNSIDLTVVGPEDPLVSGIVDRFEEEGLRIFGPRMEGAILEGSKIYSKEFMKKYHIPTGKYRSFKNLEEALKGLDEFLYPLVIKADGLCLGKGVVICQSEEEAKKSIKDMMSEKVFGSAGENIIIEEFLTGIETSLLCLVSNGKIIPLESARDYKKIYDGDLGPNTGGVGCFSPNPALTRDILKEIDRTVLQNIKIGLEEEGIDYKGILFIGLMLTEDGPKVLEFNVRFGDPETEVVLPRLESDIADIFQKTIDGTIRKEDLKWSDKCCVTVVATSEGYPKKYEKGKEISGVENLDKELILFHNGTKIVNGKLLTDGGRVLSVTCLGENFEKARKKVYNGIGKIYFQGMKYRNDIADI; translated from the coding sequence TTGAAAGTTTTAGTTATAGGTAGTGGAGGAAGAGAACATGCTTTGTGTTATAAATTAGCTCAAAGCAAAAGAGTAAGTAAAATATATTGTGCTCCAGGAAATGGAGGTACTAGTAGTATAGCGGAAAATGTAAATATAAATCCTAAAGATATAGAACTTCTTTTGAGTTTTGCAAAGACTAATAGTATAGACTTAACTGTTGTAGGTCCAGAGGATCCATTGGTATCTGGAATTGTTGATAGATTTGAGGAAGAAGGTTTGAGAATATTTGGGCCTAGAATGGAAGGAGCTATTCTTGAGGGAAGTAAAATATATTCAAAAGAATTTATGAAAAAATACCACATTCCTACAGGAAAGTATAGGAGCTTTAAAAATCTAGAGGAAGCCTTAAAGGGCCTTGACGAATTTTTATATCCATTAGTTATAAAAGCTGATGGACTCTGTTTAGGAAAGGGAGTAGTCATTTGTCAGTCAGAAGAAGAAGCTAAAAAGTCTATAAAAGATATGATGAGTGAAAAAGTATTTGGTTCTGCTGGGGAAAATATTATTATAGAAGAATTTTTAACAGGAATAGAAACTTCTTTGCTTTGTCTTGTGTCCAATGGGAAGATTATTCCTTTGGAGAGTGCTAGAGATTATAAAAAGATATATGATGGAGATTTAGGTCCTAATACAGGAGGGGTAGGATGTTTTTCACCAAATCCAGCTTTGACTAGAGATATTCTTAAAGAAATAGATAGAACTGTTCTTCAAAATATAAAAATAGGATTGGAAGAAGAAGGTATTGATTATAAAGGAATTTTATTTATAGGACTTATGCTTACAGAAGATGGGCCAAAAGTATTGGAATTCAATGTAAGATTTGGAGATCCTGAAACAGAAGTAGTACTTCCTAGGCTTGAAAGTGATATAGCGGATATATTCCAGAAGACTATAGATGGAACTATTAGAAAAGAAGATTTAAAGTGGTCAGATAAATGTTGTGTAACAGTAGTAGCTACGTCGGAGGGGTATCCAAAAAAATATGAAAAGGGAAAAGAAATTTCTGGAGTAGAAAATTTAGATAAAGAGTTGATTCTTTTTCACAATGGAACTAAAATAGTGAATGGGAAGCTTTTGACAGATGGAGGAAGAGTTCTTTCTGTTACATGTCTTGGAGAAAATTTTGAAAAGGCAAGAAAAAAGGTTTATAATGGGATAGGGAAAATCTATTTCCAAGGAATGAAATATAGAAATGATATAGCAGATATTTGA
- the purH gene encoding bifunctional phosphoribosylaminoimidazolecarboxamide formyltransferase/IMP cyclohydrolase, which produces MKRALISVWDKCGIVEFSRKLVSLGWEIISTGGTKKVLEGEGINVIDIQDITGFPEAFDGRVKTLHPNIHGGILHIRDNSCHLATLEKLHISPIDLVVNNLYPFKETVNKEGVSHEEIIENIDIGGPSMIRAAAKNYKYVTVVVDPLDYKKVLNELENNGQTTLETRRHLARKVFEYTSHYDSLISNYFNEIDNVEFPEKLSMTFEGKEELRYGENPHQRAAFYREVGNVQGTIAGSIKLHGKELSFNNINDANGALEILKEYEEPTVVAVKHTNPCGIGSGKDIYEAYKKAYECDKVSIFGGIIAANRELDERVAELINEIFIEIVIAPSYTEKALEILSSKKNIRILKLDHIMKNDYKSWDVKKVLGGILIQERDKMLLQDELEIVTKRKPTEEEMKDLLFAWKAVKNTKSNSVVLAKDGGTIGIGMGQVNRIWAVDQAIEHGMEKVKGSVIASDGFFPFRDSIDALSKVGVTAVIQPGGSIRDEESIQAADEAGIAMVFTHMRHFKH; this is translated from the coding sequence GTGAAAAGAGCTTTAATCAGTGTTTGGGATAAATGTGGCATTGTAGAATTTTCAAGGAAATTAGTTTCTTTAGGTTGGGAGATAATATCTACTGGGGGAACTAAAAAGGTTCTTGAAGGGGAAGGCATAAATGTAATAGATATTCAAGATATAACAGGATTTCCTGAAGCTTTTGATGGAAGAGTGAAAACTCTTCATCCAAATATTCATGGTGGAATACTTCATATAAGAGATAATAGTTGCCATTTAGCAACTCTTGAAAAACTTCATATAAGTCCTATAGATTTAGTAGTCAACAATCTATATCCTTTCAAGGAAACAGTAAATAAAGAAGGAGTCAGTCATGAAGAGATAATAGAAAATATAGATATTGGCGGACCTTCTATGATTAGAGCAGCAGCTAAAAATTATAAATATGTGACAGTAGTTGTAGATCCTTTAGATTATAAAAAAGTTCTCAATGAATTAGAAAACAATGGACAAACCACATTAGAAACAAGGAGACATTTGGCAAGAAAAGTATTTGAATATACAAGTCATTATGACAGCCTTATTTCAAATTATTTCAATGAAATAGATAATGTGGAATTTCCTGAAAAACTTAGTATGACTTTTGAGGGAAAAGAAGAATTGAGATATGGAGAAAATCCTCATCAAAGGGCAGCTTTTTATAGAGAGGTAGGAAACGTTCAAGGTACTATTGCCGGATCTATAAAACTTCATGGAAAAGAATTGTCTTTCAACAATATAAATGATGCCAATGGAGCATTGGAAATACTTAAGGAATATGAGGAACCAACAGTGGTAGCGGTTAAACATACAAATCCTTGTGGTATTGGAAGTGGAAAAGATATTTATGAGGCTTATAAAAAAGCTTATGAATGTGACAAAGTATCTATATTTGGGGGAATAATAGCAGCAAACAGAGAATTAGATGAGAGAGTTGCAGAGCTTATAAATGAAATATTTATAGAAATAGTCATAGCTCCTTCATATACAGAGAAAGCTCTGGAAATACTATCTTCAAAGAAAAATATAAGAATACTTAAATTAGATCATATTATGAAAAATGATTATAAATCTTGGGATGTAAAAAAGGTATTAGGTGGTATATTGATTCAAGAAAGAGACAAGATGCTTCTTCAAGATGAATTGGAAATTGTCACTAAAAGAAAACCAACAGAAGAAGAAATGAAGGATTTGCTTTTTGCTTGGAAAGCTGTAAAAAATACTAAATCCAATTCAGTAGTATTAGCTAAAGATGGTGGAACTATAGGCATTGGCATGGGGCAAGTAAATAGAATATGGGCTGTAGATCAGGCTATAGAACATGGCATGGAAAAGGTAAAGGGAAGCGTCATTGCATCGGATGGATTTTTCCCTTTTAGAGATTCTATAGATGCTCTTTCAAAGGTAGGAGTTACTGCGGTTATTCAACCTGGAGGTTCTATTAGAGATGAAGAATCTATACAGGCAGCAGATGAAGCTGGAATTGCCATGGTATTTACTCACATGAGACATTTCAAACACTAA
- the purN gene encoding phosphoribosylglycinamide formyltransferase, giving the protein MQPVKIGVLISGGGTNLQCIIDKVKNGYINGEISLVLSNKKDAYGLVRAKREGIDAIWMDRKKYSTEEEYNDAIIEEFKNRDIELVVLAGYLKVLSKKFVTEYKGRIINIHPSLIPSFCGSGYYGERVHREVLKYGVKFSGATVHFVDEGTDTGPIILQRIVQVKDDDTVESLKERVLKVEHEILPEAVKYFCDGKILLDGRKVIIMR; this is encoded by the coding sequence ATGCAACCAGTAAAAATAGGAGTTTTAATTTCAGGTGGTGGTACCAATCTTCAATGCATCATAGATAAAGTAAAAAATGGATACATAAATGGAGAAATATCCTTGGTCCTTTCAAATAAAAAAGATGCCTATGGTCTTGTAAGGGCAAAAAGAGAAGGTATAGATGCTATTTGGATGGATAGAAAAAAGTATTCTACAGAAGAAGAATACAATGATGCTATAATAGAAGAATTTAAAAATAGAGATATAGAACTGGTGGTACTGGCAGGGTATTTAAAGGTACTATCAAAGAAATTTGTCACAGAATATAAGGGAAGAATTATAAATATACATCCATCTTTGATACCTAGTTTTTGCGGCAGTGGATATTATGGAGAAAGGGTTCACAGAGAAGTTCTTAAATATGGTGTGAAATTTTCTGGAGCTACAGTTCACTTTGTAGATGAAGGTACAGATACAGGTCCTATAATACTTCAAAGAATAGTACAGGTGAAGGATGATGATACGGTAGAGTCTTTGAAGGAAAGAGTTTTGAAAGTAGAACATGAAATACTTCCTGAAGCAGTAAAATACTTTTGTGATGGGAAAATATTGTTAGATGGAAGAAAAGTAATCATAATGAGGTGA
- the purM gene encoding phosphoribosylformylglycinamidine cyclo-ligase, with product MKLTYKDSGVDKEAGYKEVSMIKQFIKSTYIEGVVSDIGGFGGLFALNTSEYNEPILVSGTDGVGTKLKIAFMMDKHNTIGEDCVAMCINDVLCQGAKPLFFLDYIATGKLIPEKMASIVEGVANGCVKAGCALIGGETAEMPGFYADGEYDIAGFGVGVVDRKDIIDGSKIQEGDVLIGLSSSGIHSNGYSLVRKVFFEKEKISLDKYFSEFQSTLGEELLKPTRIYTNLMYDLIKKFNIKGISHITGGGFYENIPRMLPEGLTAVVNIEAIETPYIFSLIEQCGKIERDEMYSTFNMGIGMVFAVDSTEADSVMNFLKAKGEKGVFLGEIQRKEEKIILCNQ from the coding sequence ATGAAATTGACATATAAGGATTCTGGAGTAGATAAAGAAGCAGGATACAAAGAAGTCAGTATGATAAAGCAATTCATAAAGAGTACTTATATAGAAGGTGTTGTATCGGATATAGGTGGATTTGGGGGATTGTTTGCACTAAATACTTCAGAGTACAATGAGCCAATTCTTGTATCTGGAACTGATGGAGTAGGAACAAAGTTAAAGATTGCCTTCATGATGGATAAACATAATACTATAGGGGAAGATTGCGTGGCCATGTGTATAAATGATGTATTGTGTCAAGGAGCGAAACCGTTATTTTTCCTTGATTACATAGCTACAGGGAAATTAATTCCAGAGAAAATGGCAAGTATTGTAGAAGGTGTAGCCAATGGTTGTGTAAAGGCGGGATGTGCACTGATCGGTGGAGAAACTGCAGAAATGCCTGGATTTTATGCGGATGGAGAATATGATATTGCAGGATTTGGAGTAGGAGTAGTAGATAGAAAAGATATAATAGATGGTTCTAAAATACAAGAAGGAGATGTTCTCATAGGACTATCTTCTAGTGGAATTCATAGCAATGGCTATTCACTTGTGAGAAAAGTATTTTTCGAAAAAGAAAAGATAAGTCTTGATAAATATTTCAGTGAATTTCAATCCACATTAGGAGAAGAACTATTAAAGCCTACTAGAATATATACAAATCTAATGTATGATTTGATAAAAAAATTCAATATAAAGGGAATAAGTCATATAACTGGCGGAGGATTTTATGAAAATATACCTAGAATGTTGCCAGAAGGACTTACAGCTGTTGTGAATATCGAGGCTATAGAAACTCCTTATATATTTAGCTTAATAGAACAGTGTGGAAAAATTGAGAGAGACGAAATGTACTCTACATTTAATATGGGAATAGGAATGGTATTTGCCGTAGATAGTACTGAAGCTGATAGTGTCATGAATTTTTTAAAGGCAAAAGGTGAGAAAGGAGTATTTCTTGGAGAAATTCAGAGAAAAGAGGAGAAAATAATCTTATGCAACCAGTAA